The Tenuifilum sp. 4138str genome has a window encoding:
- a CDS encoding chorismate synthase: MNTFGRIVRVSIFGESHGAMVGVTIDGLPHGIKLNADDFTDDLARRRAGAIGTTPRVEGDIPEIATGWFNGYTTGAPLTILFRNENTKSGDYDKLKDVPRPGHSDFVAYHKFDGYNDYRGGGHFSGRLTLGLVAAGVVAKKVIPQVSIEARLIEAGGKTNIDEAIAEAQKQNDSIGGIVECVATGIPIGLGEPFFDSAESVISHLAFSIPAVKGIEFGSGFAASRMRGSEHNDLITDSSGSTATNHAGGINGGITNGNPLVFRIAVKPTSSIAKPQQTLNLKTRKTESLTVQGRHDTCIALRVPVVAEAITAIALADLLLTERARKNR; this comes from the coding sequence ATGAACACATTTGGTAGAATAGTCAGGGTCAGTATCTTTGGCGAATCGCATGGAGCCATGGTAGGTGTAACTATTGATGGCTTGCCACATGGAATAAAGCTAAATGCTGACGACTTTACAGACGATCTAGCCCGCCGTAGGGCTGGTGCAATAGGAACCACTCCCCGTGTTGAGGGCGATATACCCGAGATTGCTACTGGTTGGTTTAACGGCTACACTACAGGTGCCCCTTTAACAATACTCTTCAGGAATGAGAATACAAAATCGGGCGATTACGATAAGTTGAAAGATGTTCCCCGTCCCGGGCATTCCGATTTTGTTGCATACCATAAGTTTGACGGTTACAACGATTACCGCGGGGGCGGACATTTCTCGGGCCGACTAACCCTTGGGCTGGTTGCAGCCGGTGTGGTGGCCAAAAAGGTAATACCCCAGGTTAGCATTGAAGCAAGGCTCATTGAGGCAGGAGGCAAAACTAATATTGACGAAGCCATTGCCGAAGCCCAAAAGCAAAACGATTCCATAGGTGGAATTGTGGAATGCGTTGCCACGGGAATCCCCATAGGCCTCGGTGAACCATTTTTCGATTCAGCTGAATCGGTAATAAGCCATCTGGCGTTTTCCATTCCTGCCGTAAAAGGTATTGAGTTTGGCTCGGGTTTTGCAGCATCGCGTATGCGTGGTTCAGAACATAACGACCTGATTACTGACAGCTCTGGAAGCACAGCCACCAACCATGCCGGTGGAATAAATGGGGGTATTACTAACGGTAATCCATTGGTTTTCCGAATAGCAGTAAAACCCACATCAAGCATAGCAAAACCACAGCAAACCCTAAACCTTAAAACCAGAAAAACAGAATCACTAACAGTTCAGGGTAGGCATGATACCTGTATTGCGCTCAGGGTCCCTGTTGTTGCTGAAGCCATTACAGCAATTGCCCTTGCCGACTTACTGCTAACTGAACGGGCAAGAAAAAACCGGTGA